One window of Dysidea avara chromosome 11, odDysAvar1.4, whole genome shotgun sequence genomic DNA carries:
- the LOC136237807 gene encoding late histone H2A.2.2-like → MSSGRGKLAKGSSKVRSRSARAGLQFPVGRIHRQLRSGNYAERIGGAAPVYLGAVMEYLAAEILELAGNAARDNKKMRITPRHLQLAIRNDEELNKLLCNVTIAEGGVMPNIQASLLPKKYYHDKSESQEV, encoded by the coding sequence ATGTCTTCTGGAAGAGGAAAGCTCGCCAAAGGCTCTTCTAAGGTGAGGTCTCGCTCTGCTAGAGCAGGCCTGCAATTCCCTGTTGGAAGAATTCACCGCCAGCTAAGAAGTGGCAATTATGCTGAGAGGATTGGAGGGGCAGCCCCAGTCTACTTGGGGGCAGTCATGGAGTACCTAGCTGCTGAAATATTAGAACTGGCGGGGAATGCTGCTCGGGACAACAAGAAAATGAGGATTACTCCACGTCACTTACAACTGGCCATCAGAAATGATGAGGAACTAAACAAACTATTGTGTAATGTGACCATTGCTGAAGGAGGGGTCATGCCTAACATACAGGCCAGTTTGTTGCCTAAGAAATATTATCATGACAAGAGTGAAAGCCAGGAAGTTTGA
- the LOC136238093 gene encoding tyrosine-protein phosphatase non-receptor type 21-like gives MLNPFKKSHQYNVAKNSFVIRINLLDGTSTEFNLQPIVTGNDCLEKVAQTLDMDLQEVRFFGLQYQSKYDCPRWVDRNTGLKKQLEKYALGGARNAELSFRVQFYVTSVSKLQDEMTLYLYFLQLKHLVLGGMLPCVGDVAVKIASYALQAELGDYENDEQVQSYIDEYQILPPSISSSGTIKNLIDRTVKLYQRHSGMSASASELMYIRIVQQLPDYGHESYDALDGVGAPLKIGACFIGIFVKHSNGQPTIFFKWPDVYSMKAKDKNFGIETATETVMFRMRDRPSAKYLLRMMIEQHCFYHPPPPKSKKPHGLGGRSTSLSHSIDQTGTKHITDPYSRGFSRTSLGNASIISTPRREILLTTDSPYPRSHYRLPSTAESAHSKSPPPNTNTDLISPKDITIDVEIEAEAQPQIRQSPERGSSRRLKLSNGHATAANGHIDGPTEQLDDNEEVTNKDTSVVRRESNKILADNKEETKGGSAVVRRESSKKLTDKIPLISVIRRDSSKTSRDMKKLPITTEKYHQVMADLGPKPAIIDDSVNDNNSSPKMSKYKPRDLHSSSDTVRTGQSNMEIDTTKSSLASLGNGAAVKPRQASTTSNDLPPVFSPSIVTTDGPSVSGVAPRETVSTVSSSVSDINDLEKYLDDSDDDDDLDQVVELTAAKPVVTKKSRKKSSSSSSKKSPKSRQFSSGMDNGGLSPPPAAEPIKGELLEQKINSNEVFEEYGHIAKRKIGATYSSSKLSDNVIKNRYKDILPYEDTRVRLNPNNNLTGNDYINANHVNYTVGGVTKKFIVAQGPLPHTSTDFWQMIWENDVHVVVMTSNIMENGHAKCHQYFPADDRPSDGPNHVQFDQYRVTSQFVVSGCVTTRGLVVKHIPSSKEREVIQLHYTEWPDHGIPDDPQPFIGFVNELRSLRKRFDSSSPIVVHCSAGVGRSGVVALTEMLIDKIDIGEFIDIPNCLKELRQQRMVLVQTPMQYKFVYMALLRYIQSSRLI, from the exons ATGTTAAATCCTTTTAAGAAAAGCCACCAGTATAACGTGGCCAAGAATTCCTTTGTTATACGAATAAACTTACTGGACGGTACTTCGACTGAGTTTAATCTACAGCCGATCGTGACGGGAAATGATTGTTTGGAGAAGGTAGCACAAACCCTGGACATGGACTTACAAGAG GTCCGATTCTTTGGCCTACAATACCAGAGCAAATATGACTGCCCCAGGTGGGTGGACAGGAACACTGGCCTTAAGAAACAGCTAGAAAAGTATGCTCTTGGAGGAGCTAGGAATGCTGAACTAAGTTTCCGTGTGCAGTTCTATGTAACGAGCGTGTCAAAGCTGCAGGATGAGATGACCCT TTACCTCTACTTTCTGCAACTGAAGCACTTGGTCCTGGGAGGTATGCTCCCATGTGTTGGAGATGTAGCGGTGAAGATAGCATCATATGCTCTCCAAG CTGAACTAGGAGACTATGAGAATGATGAACAAGTACAGAGTTATATTGATGAGTACCAGATCTTACCACCG AGCATCAGTTCTTCTGGAACCATTAAGAATTTAATAGATAGGACAGTAAAGTTATATCAACGCCACAG TGGAATGTCAGCTAGTGCCTCAGAGCTAATGTATATTAGGATAGTACAACAACTACCAGATTATGGCCATGAGTCTTACGATGCATTG GATGGGGTTGGAGCCCCCTTGAAGATCGGTGCTTGTTTTATCGGTATATTTGTAAAACACTCTAATGGACAACCAACAATATTCTTCAA GTGGCCAGATGTGTACAGTATGAAAGCAAAGGACAAGAACTTTGGCATAGAAACTGCTACAGAGACTGTCATGTTCAGAATG CGTGATCGTCCATCAGCTAAATACTTGTTACGGATGATGATTGAACAACATTGCTTTTATCATCCTCCTCCACCAAAAAGCAAGAAGCCACATGGATTAGG TGGTAGGTCTACATCACTATCTCATTCCATTGATCAGACTGGCACCAAACACATCACTGATCCTTACTCTAGGGGCTTTAGTAGGACTTCACTAGGGAATGCATCA ATTATTAGTACTCCAAGAAGAGAGATCTTATTAACTACTGATTCTCCATATCCTC GGTCACATTATAGACTACCATCGACTGCAGAAAGTGCTCATAGCAAGAGCCCTCCTCCTAACACTAACACTGATCtcat CTCTCCCAAGGACATTACAATTGATGTTGAAATAGAGGCAGAGGCTCAGCCTCAGATCAGACAATCTCCAGAGAGAGGTTCATCACGTCGACTGAAACTATCCAACGGTCATGCCACAGCTGCTAATGGTCACATAGATGGGCCTACAGAACAATTAGACGACAATGAAGAGGTCACTAATAAGGATACTAGTGTAGTAAGGAGAGAGTCCAATAAGATATTAGCTGATAATAAAGAGGAGACCAAGGGAGGCAGTGCTGTAGTGAGAAGAGAATCAAGCAAAAAGTTAACTGATAAAATTCCACTTATATCTGTGATCCGTCGGGATTCCAGTAAGACTAGCAGAGATATGAAGAAGTTACCGATCACTACAGAGAAATATCACCAAGTGATGGCCGACCTTGGGCCTAAACCTGCCATTATTGATGACTCAGTCAATGATAACAATAGCTCTCCAAAGATGTCAAAATACAAGCCACGTGACCTACATTCTAGTAGTGACACGGTCAGAACAGGCCAGAGTAATATGGAGATAGACACAACTAAATCAAGTTTAGCCAGTCTGGGTAATGGGGCAGCTGTGAAGCCTCGACAAGCATCAACAACTTCCAATGACCTGCCACCAGTGTTCTCTCCGAGTATTGTGACCACTGATGGTCCCTCAGTATCAGGGGTCGCCCCTAGGGAAACTGTGTCCACTGTATCAAGCTCAGTATCAGACATCAATGATCTTGAGAAATACCTTGATGactctgatgatgatgatgatcttgATCAAGTTGTGGAGTTGACTGCTGCTAAACCAGTAGTCACCAAAAAGTCAAGAAAGAAGTCATCAAGTTCTTCATCAAAAAAGAGCCCAAAGAGTAGACAATTCAGCAGTGGTATGGACAATGGTGGACTATCACCTCCACCAGCAGCAGAACCCATTAAA GGAGAATTACTGGAGCAGAAGATTAACAGCAACGAAGTGTTTGAGGAGTATGGACACATTGCAAAAAGGAAAATA GGAGCCACTTATTCTTCTAGTAAACTATCAGACAATGTCATCAAGAACAGATACAAGGACATCTTACCATATGAG GACACCAGAGTAAGACTGAATCCTAATAACAACTTAACAGGCAATGACTACATCAATGCCAATCATGTTAAT TACACTGTGGGTGGAGTGACAAAGAAGTTCATCGTAGCTCAAGGCCCACTACCCCACACTTCTACTGACTTCTGGCAGATGATCTGGGAAAATGATGTACACGTTGTCGTCATGACATCTAACATTATG GAGAATGGTCATGCTAAGTGTCACCAATATTTCCCTGCCGATGACAGACCATCTGATGGTCCTAATCACGTACAATTTGACCAG TATCGAGTGACCAGTCAGTTTGTAGTGTCTGGATGTGTGACAACAAGAGGCTTAGTAGTCAAACATATCCCCAGTAGTAAA GAGAGGGAAGTAATACAACTACATTATACAGAATGGCCAGATCATGGCATTCCTGATGATCCTCAACCCTTCATTG GATTTGTCAATGAGTTGAGATCACTAAGGAAGAGGTTTGATTCATCCTCCCCAATAGTCGTACACTGTAGTGCTGGGGTGGGTCGGTCTGGTGTTGTAGCACTGACTGAAATGTTAATAGATAAAATAGATATTGGAGAG TTCATTGACATACCCAATTGTCTGAAGGAGTTGCGGCAGCAGAGAATGGTACTGGTACAGACTCCCATGCAATATAAATTTGTGTACATGGCGTTGCTACGCTACATACAGTCGTCAAGATTAATTTAA
- the LOC136238096 gene encoding mirror-image polydactyly gene 1 protein-like, whose protein sequence is METINVDVEELHQSLRKAIEQSSLATEDLKRQLEERQTEIRQRIAQNKIVEEERNEVAKDVHQIQTEVHQLIEENNLLKKQQRPLSLTQHQCVDGKSPAENADLQAAESRNAQLSKRLAKAEAELQALRMAQLRLENTAATKTATQNASLIEKLYSAQKDRDKAVTFKVKTIEEEKLLATKRLNALEKQLQKERAELNRGKPGSDVSQNVEKLLPSLLHDLGEAKGAEQVEQKGQALLEHIQEWQQLHNFPNNTAQLQAEIDRLKKQQQLTAVEHKLVNSAQYKALQDQLIAVSHEKEKISRQLEELESEYEDMRILYSLQRQLTQEGKIHKQYQEKVDRYQKKMDSTTNQLAEMKSHLNVSIKERNTAIQERNQLAQDLLTEQERSEKLDRIVMVLRRKVQTSSADSTPTHI, encoded by the exons atggaAACAATTAACGTTGATGTAGAAGAGCTGCACCAATCACTGAGGAAAGCCATCGAGCAATCCTCGCTCGCAACGGAGGATCTTAAAAGACAGCTAGAGGAAAG GCAAACAGAAATCCGCCAAAGGATTGCTCAAAACAAAATTGTTGAAGAAGAAAGAAATGAAGTAGCGAAGGACGTACATCAAATACAAACTGAAGTACACCAGCTGATTGAAGAGAACAATTTACTGAAGAAACAGCAGAGACCATTGTCACT GACACAACATCAATGTGTGGATGGTAAGTCACCAGCAGAGAACGCTGACCTACAAGCAGCCGAGTCAAGAAATGCACAG TTATCAAAGAGACTTGCAAAAGCCGAAGCTGAGTTGCAAGCATTAAGAATGGCACAATTAAGGTTGGAAAATACTGCAGCAACTAAAACTGCTACACAAAATGCTT CTCTAATAGAGAAGTTATATTCTGCTCAGAAGGATCGTGACAAAGCTGTCACGTTCAAGGTTAAAACTATTGAAGAGGAGAAATTGTTAGCAACTAAAAGATTAAATGCTCTTGAAAAACAACTACAGAAAGAGAGAGCAGAATTAAACAG GGGCAAGCCTGGTAGTGATGTTAGTCAAAATGTTGAGAAG TTGTTACCATCATTACTCCATGACCTGGGGGAAGCTAAAGGTGCTGAACAGGTTGAACAAAAGGGACAGGCATTACTGGAGCATATTCAAGAGTGGCAACAGTTGCACAATTTCCCCAACAACACAGCTCAG CTACAGGCCGAGATTGACCGGTTGAAGAAACAACAACAATTAACTGCTGTAGAGCACAAGTTAGTAAACAGTGCACAATACAAAGCATTACAG GATCAGCTGATAGCTGTTAGCCATGAAAAAGAGAAAATATCCCGTCAACTAGAAGAGCTAGAATCTGAATACGAAGACATGCGTATTTTATACAG CTTACAAAGACAGTTGACACAAGAGGGAAAGATCCATAAACAATATCAAGAAAAAGTTGATCGTTACCAGAAAAAAATGGATTCAACAAccaatcaacttgcagagatgAAGTCACATTTGAATGTCTCCATTAAAGAAAGGAACACAGCAATACAAGAGAGAAACCAGTTAGCACAAGACCTGCTTACTGAACAGGAGAGAAGTGAAAA GTTGGACAGGATAGTGATGGTACTAAGAAGGAAAGTACAAACTTCAAGTGCAGACTCCACTCCAACTCATATATAG
- the LOC136238094 gene encoding pleiotropic regulator 1-like produces the protein MESQVVRHSVHTLVFRSLKRTHDMFLSEEGQPVSEDDKSRQQKVSCKVRDEYSVLQDVMLPSEAASRLRSVPASKPVNTGPQVTMVTGRQAYPSGPGVQLSMETSVPVDPLPVNPIVVQDKQSPSTGHSVADIVGRSRELVTVSNNQLVRRTAVIKPTWHAPWKLMRVISGHLGWVRCVTVDPSNSWFATGSSDRTIKIWELGSCKLKLSLTGHISAVRGLAVSSRQPYLFSCGEDKQVKCWDLEMNKVVRHYHGHLSGVYDLALHPTIDVLVTCGRDASARVWDMRTKACIHSLTGHTNTVACVRCQAANPQVITGSHDSTIRLWDLASGKTKAVLTNHKKSIRAVALHPNDFSFASASPDNIKQWKFPDGNFIQNLSGHQSIVNSLSVNQDGVLVSAADNGTIHFWDWKTGYNFQKQQTIAQPGSLDSEAGIFATTFDLSGCRLITAEADKTIKIYKEDETATEETHPINWKADVLKRKRY, from the exons ATGGAA TCACAAGTAGTACGCCACTCGGTACACACGTTGGTGTTTCGATCACTTAAACGAACTCATGATATGTTCTTATCAGAAGAGGGTCAACCAGTCAGTGAAGATGATAAAAG CCGACAACAGAAGGTCTCATGTAAAGTACGAGATGAGTATAGCGTCTTACAAGATGTGATGTTACCTAGTGAGGCAGCTAGCAGGCTGAGGAGTGTACCAGCTAGTAAACCAGTCAATACAG GTCCCCAGGTAACCATGGTTACTGGCAGACAAGCATATCCTAGTGGTCCAG GTGTTCAATTGTCAATGGAGACCAGTGTGCCAGTTGACCCACTACCTGTTAACCCTATAGTAGTACAAGACAAGCAGAG TCCATCTACTGGTCATTCTGTGGCAGATATTGTCGGCAGATCAAGG GAGTTAGTTACAGTGAGCAATAATCAGCTAGTGAGACGGACGGCAGTTATTAAACCAACATGGCATGCTCCATGGAAACTGATGAGG GTGATCAGTGGTCATCTAGGATGGGTGAGATGTGTTACTGTTGATCCTAGTAACAGTTGGTTTGCTACTGGCTCTAGTGACCGAACTATTAAG ATCTGGGAGCTGGGTAGTTGCAAGTTGAAGTTGTCACTCACTGGCCATATCAGTGCTGTTAGAGGATTAGCTGTCAGCTCAAGGCAGCCATATTTGTTCTCTTGTGGTGAAGACAAGCAAGTGAAGTGCTGGGACCTTGAGATGAATAAG GTGGTTCGTCACTACCATGGTCACTTGAGTGGTGTCTATGACCTAGCCCTCCACCCAACCATTGACGTATTAGTAACATGTGGTAGGGACGCTAGTGCTAGG GTATGGGACATGCGTACAAAAGCTTGTATACACTCGTTAACAGGTCACACTAACACGGTGGCTTGTGTGAGGTGTCAAGCAGCTAACCCACAA GTCatcactggatcacatgatagTACCATAAGATTATGGGACCTCGCTTCCGGCAAGACCAAAGCTGTACTCACTAACCACAAAAAGAGCATTAGAGCAGTAGCTCTTCACCCTAATGA TTTCTCGTTTGCATCAGCATCACCAGATAATATTAAACAGTGGAAATTCCCTGATGGCAATTTCATCCAAAACTTGTCGGGTCACCAGAGTATAGTGAACTCTCTGTCAGTGAACCAGGATGGAGTGCTGGTATCAGCAG CTGATAATGGAACAATACACTTCTGGGATTGGAAAACGGGCTACAACTTTCAAAAACAACAGACGATAGCTCAGCCAGGTTCCCTGGACAGCGAAGCTGGAATATTTGCAACTACATTTGACCTCAGTGGTTGTCGACTGATCACAGCTGAGGCTGACAAGACCATCAAGATATACAAGGAAGATGAGACAGCA ACTGAGGAGACACATCCGATCAACTGGAAGGCTGATGTGTTGAAGAGGAAAAGATACTAA
- the LOC136238097 gene encoding small ribosomal subunit protein uS5m-like gives MSVSLIRCLQISRNSTVWRGIVRIYATDKDSPPRQHIHQPQARHERVFGRRNLLERRSYEELMLGVKGKKQKRGSRAKASKKGGSKMVEEDVMELGYGHDEIHWTGISRYLPHLPRNPLDWDGKVKAKVDGYRMSKDEEKLGRFLKNSLTHDKDSSWSSWSKRGTGWTGRSWGGRHVSFPVLPDGRELRDFDSIVIEVTRVSHQTTAGRQRSIRALVVVGNNNGVVGFAIGKADETSDAINRAKNKAATKLYFIDRCDGHTIYHSVKEKFCKTIVTMERRTPGHGLRCQRAIAAICELAGIKDIRAKITGPTTLINLVPATFKALLAQKPHQTLADQSGLHVVEMRKEMFNRPVVVASPTDSTTASSEVARQLGMTMNTPYLPYNTHKRTL, from the exons ATGAGTGTCAGTCTTATACGATGTTTGCAGATCAGTAGAAATAGTACAG TATGGCGTGGAATAGTCCGTATATACGCCACCGACAAGGACTCCCCTCCACGTCAACATATTCATCAGCCACAGGCTAGACATGAACGAGTGTTCGGGCGTAGAAATCTACTGGAGAGAC GGAGCTATGAGGAGCTGATGTTGGGGGTGAAAGGGAAGAAACAGAAGAGAGGTAGTCGGGCTAAAGCTAGTAAGAAGGGAGGCAGTAAGATGGTGGAGGAGGATGTAATGGAGCTTGGTTATG GTCACGATGAGATCCACTGGACTGGGATTAGTCGATATCTACCACATCTGCCACGTAACCCGCTGGACTGGGATGGCAAGGTAAAGGCTAAGGTGGATGGTTATAGGATGTCTAAAGATGAGGAGAAATTAGGACGTTTCCTCAAGAACAGCTTGA CTCATGATAAGGATTCTTCATGGAGCAGCTGGAGCAAAAGAGGGACAGGATGGACAGGAAGGTCGTGGGGTGGACGCCATGTCTCTTTCCCTGTGCTACCTGATGGAA GGGAACTACGAGACTTTGACTCCATTGTAATAGAG GTGACGAGGGTTAGTCATCAGACAACTGCTGGTAGACAAAGATCAATTAGAGCTCTGGTTGTCGTGGGCAACAATAATGGTGTAGTAG GGTTTGCTATTGGTAAAGCTGATGAGACATCTGATGCCATCAACAGG GCTAAGAACAAGGCTGCAACAAAACTGTACTTCATCGATCGTTGTGATGGCCACACTA TCTACCATAGTGTTAAGGAGAAGTTCTGTAAGACCATTGTTACTATGGAGAGGAGAACACCTG GTCATGGTTTGAGGTGTCAACGAGCAATAGCAGCTATTTGTGAGTTAGCTGGAATAAAAGATATCCGAGCTAAGATCACTGGACCAACGACACTTATTAATTTAGTACCAGCAACATTCAAAGCTCTATTAGCTCAG AAGCCACATCAAACACTAGCAGACCAGTCCGGGTTACATGTGGTCGAGATGAGGAAGGAGATGTTTAATAGACCAGTGGTAGTAGCATCACCCACTGACAGTACAACAGCTAGCAGTGAGGTAGCTAGACAACTTGGAATGACAATGAACACACCATATCTAccgtacaatacacacaaacgAACACTATGA